The Anaerolineales bacterium region GAACAGGCCATCGCCATCAACGCCTCCTTCGCCTACGGTTATCTGGGCCGCGCCCGTGCCCTGATCGCGCAGGATGCGAGCACTGCCAGCATCCTGACGGATCTGAACACCGCTCTGCTGCTTGACGCCAACCTGGTAGAAGGCTATCTGGAGCGCTCTGCGTATAACCTCAGCCGCGCCAACCCGAATCAGGCCCTGGTGGATGTGCAGGCTGCAGAAGCGATCGCGCCCAACAATGCCGTGGTGCTAAATCAGAAGGCGCAGATCTACCTGGTGCGCGGCGAATATCAAAATGCCCTCGAAACCGCACTGCGCGCCCAGGAGATCGATCTGACTCTCCTGCCCAGCTATCTCACCATCGCCAACGCCCAGCAAGGCCTAGGGCTCTACTCCGAATCCGTGCAAACCTTGCAGCTGTACCTGGGCTTTGAAGGCGAGGACGGGCGCGGCTGGGAGTTGCTTGGCCTGGCGCACCAGCTCAACGGCAACGAATCCTTTGCCCGTGAGGCCTTTGAACGCGCCCTGGAGTACGACCCCAACCTGCCCTCGGCGGCATACTATCGTGGCATCCAGCAGTTGGAAGCCGGGCAGAACGAAGCGGCCCTAAGCGATTTCCGCGTGGCGGTCGCCGGGGCGGCTGACTGGTTTGAAGCCCGCGTCTACCTGGCGCAGGCCCTGCTGCTGACCGGTAACCCCAGCAGCGCCTTTTTTGAGGTGAACGCGGGGGCGCCACTAGCTAAATCTGATAGCCAGCGCGCTCAGCTGTTTTACTGGCGGGCCACCGCGCTAGAAGCGCTCAATCAGGCCGATAATGCGCTGCCTGACTGGCAAAGCCTACTCAACTTGCCCGCCTCAGCCATGCCTACGGAGTGGCGCCAGCAAGCCGAAGAGCGCACAAGCCCCTAAAGCAAGCCGTCTTGCAAAGCCCCAAACGCAGGGCTATAATCTCGCCGTTAAGGTTTTAGAGAAGATGCCAGTTTATACATACCGCTGTGATAACTGCGGCCATGAGTTTGACCGCCAGCAAAGTTTTGAAGACAGCCCGCTCAAAGTATGCCCTGAGTGCCGCAAGCACACGCTCAACAAGGTGTATCGCGCGGCGGGTGTGGTGTTTAAGGGCTCGGGCTTTTATGTGACGGACAAAAGCCGCAAAGCCGCCAGCCCTGCGCCTACTAATGGCAAAAAGGCCAAGGAAACTACGAGCACGAGCTCAGGCACAGAAGCTAAAGGCGAAACCAAGACCGAGAAACCGACTGCCAAGCCAAAATCTGACGACTAAAAAAGAGCGCTGCAATGCAGCGCTCTTTTTTTATTGTTGCAACGTGCATGCTACTCGAGCATGCGCATGGCTTCTTCAGAGGTGATCTTGCCGCTGTCCAGATCCTCCAGGATCTTGCGGCGCTCCTCCTCGCTCAGCGTGGTGGCGCTGTCCTTGCCGGGCTCATAGCCCAGGGCACGGATGACCTCGTGCAGACGGCTGCGAATGGTGGGATAGGAGAGTTTGAACTCCTCCTCCATGCGCGTGATCTTGCCCTCATTGCGCACAAACGCTTCCACGAAGTGGAGCTGTTGGGCGCTGAGGCGCGAGAAGGGGCCGGATTCAAAGCGGCCTTCGATCGCCGTCTCGCACTCACGGCAGACCAAGCGGGTGAGCGTGAGCTCACCCTGGCACACGGGGCAGGCATGCGGGGCTGAATGCATGCGCTGATTATATACCGCCCGTACAGGCTAAGCCTGAGTTCAAAAGATATTGTTGCTGGGAAATGGGTGGGGGTTAAAAGTTATTACTAACAACTTTTGTCAAGGTATTGCTGTGTGATTAGGCTGTGGCGCGCTGTTGGGCGGCCTCCGCAAGCACGGCCAGCATTTCGTCGTGAATGTGGGTGTTGCTGACACAGGCCGACTGCTGCATATCCATGCTGACGGTCTGCCCACCCGGCTGGGTAAAGCGGCCGCCGGCTTCTTCGACGATGAGGCGGGCAGCAGCCATGTCCCAGGCGAAGAGCTTGAACTCCCAATAGCCATCCAGGCGGCCAGCGGCCACATAGGCCATATCCAGCGCGGCCGAGCCGGCCCGGCGGATACCCTGAGCCTTGCGTACAAAGAAGCTGAGCTCAACCGAGTTGTTGTGCGGGCTGGTATGGCTGTCATACGGGAAGCCGGTGGCCAGCAGGCTGGTGGCCAACACCTGGGCCTGACTCACCTGCAGCTGCTGCGTGCCGCTGGTTTTGGTCAGAAAGGCGCCTTGGCCTGCCTTGGCGGTAAACAGTTCATCACGAAGGGGGTCGTAGACGACACCGACCAAGGGCTGGGCATCTTTATACAGCGCGATCGAGACGGCAAACATGGGGAACTGGTGGGCGTAGTTGGTAGTGCCATCCAGCGGGTCCACATACCAGGCGTAACCGTCTTTACCTTCGCGGCGGCTGCCTTCCTCGCCCATGAGGCCATGGTCCGGGAAGGCGGCGGTGAGGCGCGCAACGATCAGCTTCTCGGAGGCACGGTCATACTCTGTGACCCAATCCACCGCGGAGCTTTTGTGGTCAATGGTCTTCTGCTTATCAAAGCCTTCAAGCAGCAGCGCACCCGCCTCTCGGGCACAACTAACGGCCAATGCTAAATACTGCTCCAGTTGTTCAGGAGTTATGTTTGCTTGCACACAAGCCTCGGTTCTTATTGTTTGGCGCTGACGATCGAGCGCAGATAGGCCTGCACGGCTTCGGTTTTGGGCAGACGCAAGGCGCGGCTGGCGACATCTTTGCACTCTTCTATTGAGAAGCGGCGGATGAGATCCTTTACCTCGGGCACGCTGACCGGCGACATGCTGAACTCATCCAGCCCCATGCCGAGCAACAGGGGCACGGCCAGCGGTTCGCCCGCAAATTCGCCGCACACGCCGACCCATTTGCCCTGGGCATGAGCGGCGTCAATGGTGAGCTTGATCAGGCGCAGCACGCTGGGATGGAAGGGGCTGGCGATATTGACGACGCGCTCATTGGTGCGGTCAACCGCCATGGTGTACTGGGTCAGGTCGTTGGTGCCGATGCTGAAGAAATCCACCAGCGGGGCAATGTGATCGGCCACCAGCACAGCCGAGGGCACCTCGATCATGATGCCGAATTGCAAGGTCTGGCAGAACGGCACTCCTTCGGCGGTCAGCTCTTCCTGCGCTACGCGCAGCAAGGCACGCGCCTGTTCGACCTCAGTGAGGCGCGAGACCATGGGGACCATGATGCACAGGTCAGTATCCACTCCCGCTTTGAGCAAGGCGCGAAACTGGGAGAGCAGCAGGTCGGGGCGCTCGCTCATCATGCGGATGGCGCGCCAGCCCAGGAAGGGATTGGCCTCAGTCTTGAAGCCAAGATAGTCCACCGATTTGTCGCCGCCAATATCCAGCGTGCGCACAACGATCGGCTTGCCGCGCATCACGTCAAAGATCTCGCGGTAGGCGTTGGTCTGCTCGAACTCAGTCGGCATGGCATGCCGGTCGAGGAACAGGAACTCGGTGCGGAACAAGCCGACGCCCTCGGCGCCGTACTCCAACGCCTGCAACGCGTCTTGCGCGTTGCCAATGTTGGCCACTACTTCGACCTGGTGGCCGTCAGTCGTAGTGGCGGTTTCCTGGCTGCGGGCTTTGGCAGCAGCCCGCTTGGCCTGCAGGCGGGTTTGCTCCGCCTGAAAGGCTTCCAGCTTGTCAGCCGAGGGGTCGAGCAGCACTTCGCCGGTGCGGCCATCCACCACGCCGAGGGTGGAATGCTCGACCGCGGCGAGGTCCACCGGCGCGCTGACGATGGCAGGAATGCCCATGCTGTTGGCGAGGATGGCGGTATGCGACGTAGGCCCACCCTGGACGGTGACGAGGGCCAGCAGCTTGCTACGCTCAAATTGCACGGTATCGGAAGGAGTCAGGTCTTCGGCGAAGACGATGACCGGCTCATCAGGAAAATCCTTGACTTCAGTATCAACGCCGAGCAGGAGGTGCACCAGGCGACGGCCGACATCACGCAGGTCAATGGCGCGGGCCTGAAAATACTCGTCCTCGATGGCAGCCAGCTCAGCGGCGGCCTCTTGCACGGCTTCATCCACGGCGGCTTCGGCGCAGATCAGCTCCTCACGCACGCGGCGGGTGATGGCTTTCAGTAGCTCGGGGTCCTCTAGAAACATCTGGTGGGCTTCGAAGATAGCCGCTTCATGCTGGCCAATCTCGGCGTGGGCTTTCTCTTGCAGGCCGGCCAACTGCTGGACAGCAATATGCTTGGCCGCTTCAAAACGGGCCAGCTCTTTCTGCACGTCTGAAACCGTGCGGCGCACGATGTGCGCCGTTTGGGGGTGGTAGACCCACGGCTTGCCAATCGCTATGCCGTTGGCAGCCGGCACCCCTTTGAACATCAGGTTTTCAAGCGTGGTTTCCATTCATCACTCACAAAGCCATAAGATGCGGCCGTTCACACACCGCGCTCAGGTCATCCAGGAAAGCGGCAGCCACCGCGCCATCGATCACCCGGTGATCCACCGAAAGGGTGAGCGTGGCAATGGGCCGGACGCTGGCCTGACCTTGCGCATCTGGCACCAGGCGGCGGGAGGCGCGCCCGATGGCCAGAATACCAACCTGCGGCGGGTTGATGATTGCGGTGAAGCGATCGACCCGGAACATGCCGAGGTTGGAGATTGTAAACGTTGCTCCTTGCAGATCAGCGGGCTTCAGCTTACCACTACGGGCGCGGCTTGCCAAATCATTTACTTCGGCGGCCAGCTGGCGCACACTCTTGTGATCAGCATTGTGAATGACGGGGACGATCAGGCCCTCATCCAGCGCTACGGCGAGGCCAAGGTTGATGTCTTGATATTGCAAGACTTCGCCCTGCCCCAGGTGGCTGTTGAGTTTGGGATTGCGCAGCAGGGTCCAGGCCACGGCTTTGGCGAGCACCGCGGTGAGGGTGACTTTGGCGTCACCATCTACGGCGGTGCGATTGGCTTCAGCAACCATATCGTTGAGGGCGCTCATGTCCGCATCCACCTGGAAGTAGATATGCGGCGCCTCTTGCATGCTGCGCTGCAGATTGTCGGCAATGGTGCGGCGCATCTGGGTGAAGGGGATGCGTAGCACGCCGCCCGGCTGGGCCGGGGCGGCCGTGTGTGGGCGGGCAGCGGGAGCAGCCTGTGCAGCCTGCACATCGGCGGCCTGGACACGGCCATGCGGGCCACTGCCGCGCACGCTTGCCAGCGGGATGTTGCGCTGGCTGGCCAGCTTGCGGGCGGCCGGGGTGGCGCGCACCTTGGCGCCGCTGCCCACCGCCGGAGCCGCTGTCTCCGAGGCCAGCTGGCCCGCGCCAAGGTAGCTCTCAACATCTCGGCGGGTAATACGCCCGCCCACCCCACTGCCGCGCACGGCGGCCAGATCCACGCCGTGTTCGCTGGCCACTTTGGCGGCCAGGTCAGACACGGGCGCTACGCGGCCGTCGGCAGCGGGCGGCTGGTAGGCAGGGGTTGGGGAAGCTGGCTGTTGCGCGGTTTGGGGGAGGGGGTGGTCGATACTACTTGATTTTTGCGCCGCGTCAGGGGTGGCGGCAGCGTGTGGGGCTGCGAGGGCCTTGGCGGGCGCATCAGGAGCTTTCTCGCCCGGCTCCAGGATGTACGCAATGACAGTGGTGACCGGAACGGTTTCACCGGCGGCATAGCCTGCCCCGCTGAACACGCCAGCGGTGGGAGCTTCGATCTCCATGTTGATCTTGTCGGTAGTGACCTCGGCGATGGGGTCGCCCTGCTCCACCGACTGGCCGTCTTTGACCAGCCAGGAGACGATCTGGCTGGTCTCCTGGTTAAAACCAAAAACGGGCATGATGACTTCTTTGGCCATTAGTATTCCCCGCGCACAAGCTTGCGCGCTTCGGCCACGATGTTCTCGACCTGCGGCACGGCGTGATACTCCAGATTGCGGTTGTAGGGAATGGGGATGTCGAGGCCGGCCAGGCGGCGCACCGGGGCTTCGAGGTAATCGAAGGCTTCGCTTTCGACGATGCGCGAGACGAGCTCGGCGCCGTAGCCGCTGGTCTTGACCGCTTCGTGCACTACGAGCGCTTTGCCAGTCTTGATCACTGACTGGATCATCAGACTGTCGTCAAACGGGTTGAGGGTACGCGGATCGACGATCTCGATCTCGATACCCTCTTTGGCCAACTCTTCAGCAGCTTGTTTGGCGCGCTGCACCATGATGGAAGTGGCAACCACGGTGAGATGTTTGCCCTCACGTACGATGTTGGGTTCGCCCAGGGGAATGGTGTAGGGCTCCTCGGGCACAGGGCCGCTGATCTTATAGAGCAGCTTATGCTCAACGAAGATGACCGGGTTCTCGTCCTGAATGGCAGCCATGAGCAAGCCCTTGGCGTCATACGGAGAGCTGGGCATGACGACTTTGAGGCCGGGCACATGCGTGAACCAAGTCTCGAGGCTTTCGGAGTGCTGGGCGGCCGCGCCGGTGCCGGAGCCGCCGGGCGTGCGCAGCACCATGGGCACGGTGGCCTTGCCGCCGAACATGAAACGCACCTTGGCGGCCTGGAGCACCAACTGCTCCATGCCCAAAGTGATGAAATCCATGAACTGGATCTCGCCCACCGGGCGCATGCCGGTGAGGGCGGCGCCCACGCAAGCGCCCACGATGGCGGCTTCGGAAATGGGTGTGTCGATCACGCGCTCACCGCCGAACTGGGCGTGCATGCCGGCGGAGACGCCAAAGGCGCCGCCGTACACGCCAATGTCCTCACCGATCAGGAAGACGCGTTCATCAGCCTGCATGGACTGGGTGAGCGCTTCACGCACGGCTTCGACGTACGTGATCTCACGCGTGCCGTTGGCGCTAGGCATATACGCCCTCCATGATGTCGGCCACATCCGGCTCGGGGCTGGCCTCGGCAAACTCAACCGCTTTGGCGATCTCGGCTTCGGCTTTCTTGAACAAGGCGTCCTTGTCCTCTTTGCTCATGCCCAGATTGGCAACCAAACGCTCGATGGGGTCTTTATCCATCCAGGCCTTGACCTCATCACGGGTGCGATAAGCCTGGCGGTCACTCTTGGAGTGGCCCATGTAGCGATAGGTGTTGCATTCGATCAAGGTGGGGCCTTTGCCGGCAACGGCACGCTGGCGTGCGCTGGAGACGGCCGCATACACCGCCTCGGGGTCATTGCCGTCAACGGTGACGCCCTCAATGCCGTAGGCCGCGGCGCGGTCACTGATGCGGTCAATGTTTATGCTCTTTTCGACCGGCATGGACATGGCATATTGGTTGTTCTCGCACAGGAAGATGACTGGCAGGTTCCAGATGCTGGCCATGTTGATCGACTCGTGGAAGGCGCCTTCGTTCGAGGCGCCGTCGCCGAACACGACCATCACGACCTGCTCGGTGTTGCGGGCGCGGATGCTGAGTCCCACCCCGACCGAGATGGGCAGGCCGCCGGCCACAATGCCGTTGGCGCCCAGGTTATTGGCGTCAACATTGGCGATGTGCATGGAGCCGCCGCGGCCGCGGCAGTAACCGGTTTCCTTGCCCATGAACTCGGCCATCATCAAATCAGCCTGGCTGCCCCAGGCCAGGCAGTGGCCGTGGCCGCGATGGGTGTTGAGCAAATAGTCTTGCTGGGTCAGCGCGCCGGATGCGCCCACCGCCGTAGCTTCCTGCCCGATGGAGAGGTGCATGGTGCCGTGGACCTTGCCCAGCGAATACAGATCCAGCGCCTTTTCCTCAAAACGGCGGATGAGCATCATGGTGTAGAGCATGTCATGAAGCTGCTTCTCGCTCAGTTTGCGTTTAGCGGCTGCCTGTGAAGTTTGTGCGTTCTTGCTTTTTGCCATAGTCCTTATGAACCTCAGTTCACATGCCGCGGGTCTGATACCAGCTAATTTCAGACAGGCGGTTCACCAATTGCAGGTCGATCACGGCCTGCTGCAAGGTCTCGGCGAACACCAGCACGCCAACACCTTTTACAAATATCACGCGGGCGGGGCCGAGCGCCTGGCTCACTTGCTCAGCCTCGGCGGCGCACATCACAAAGTTGCCCAGCGCCTCGGCGCCGGCCAGCAGGCCCGGGGCGGGCAGCTTGCCCGCCGCCATCAGCGCCAGTGCGGCGGCCGGGTGGCCCAGCAGTGCGGCGCCGGCTTGCGGCGTCTGGCGGTAACCCGCCAGGTGCAGGGGCCAGTAAGTGGGTAATGCCTCTTCGGCAAAGCCTTTTTCAGGCGTATCCGAAGCCAGCAGCAGGTCATCGTCGTGCAGCTGGTAGAGCCAGCTGCTGGCGGCGGTCACCAGGAATTTATCCCCGCCCAAGCGCAGGCTGGCCTCGCTCAATTGGCCGGCCACCAAGCCCAGTTGGGCGGCGTGAGCGGCGGTAGCGATCATCTCGGCGCGCACAGCGTCTGCGGCGAACAGATCACGCACTTCTGACGTGAGGGCGCGAGGCTTGGCCACTGCCTGGGGCTTTTTGCCCCACAGGTGGCCATAGGTGGTGGACAAACGATCCACCACGCCTCCGTTTTTGGCGGACGCGGGGTCAGACGCTCGCTTTCGCATATTCAGCCTGGTAGGTGCCGGGCATCTGGTCCTGCTCGCGGCGCAGTTTCACGATCAGTTGGTTCTCGTCCAGCTGCACATCATCGTAGCTGAGCGCCTGGCCCATGGGCACGTCGCGCACCAGGGTGGCGCCGACGGCAAGGCCGAGCGGCAGCAGGTTCTGCTCGGCGGCGACGCTGGCTTTCTCGATCATGCCGTAGACGGTGAAGCCGCCGAGGGCGTCAATGCGCTCGCCGGCCTTGAGGTCACGCTTGGCCGTGGTGATGGTCTCGGCCGTGGGCGGGCGCAGCGGGACCAGGGTCGAGAGACCCTCCATGGCAGCATGAGCGATGGAGATGGGCGTCTCGAGGTTAGCCAGGTGGTACGGGCGGTAGAGGCTCCAGTAGCCGTTGCCGCCGCTGGAGAGGCCGAGGTAGTTCAGATCGCGAATGATCTTCTCGCGGTCAGTGGTGATGATGACGAACACGCCGGGCGCTGGGCCCACGGCGTACTCCACAATTTTCTCGCTCTCCAGGATGCCACCCGCCGCGGTGGGGGAAAACACCTTGGCCAGGTCCTTGACATTGACGTCCGGCCCGTGGGCGCCGCGCACCTGCGGCACGAAGCCGATGGCGTTGGCGATGCTGGTCATCTCCACCATGGTCTTGGTGCCATCCTCGAACGAGGCAAGCATCTTGGGGCTCATCTTGCGCGTGCGGGCCTTCTCGGCCACGCTATCGGGGTTGGAGGCACGGTTGAGCGGGTTGTTCTTGCCCTTGCCCACGGCCACGATCTTGAAACCCAGCGCGTCGGCAAAGTCGTACAGTTCCTTGATGGCGCCGGGCTCATCGCCGGCGGCCAGGGTATACACCACGCCAGCCTGCTTGGCCTGCTGGCCAAGGTAATAGCCGATGGTGGCGTCTGCTTCCACATTCATGTTGACGATGTGCTTGCCAGCCTGAATGGCGCCGAGGCACACCTCGGCGCCCACTTCAGGGATACCGGTCGATTCAACGATCACATCCAGGTTGGCGATCTTGAGCAGCTCTTGCGTGGACTGCAACGCGGCACGTTTGCCGGCGGCGATCAGCGCCTCGGCTTCAACCGCGGTGGCAGCTTCGCCGATCAGGGCCGGGTCGACCTCGGCTTCATGGAAGGCGTCGAAAGCGCGGCGGGGCAGCACATCGGTGACGGCGACCGCTTTCATGCCGTCCATCAACTCCATCTGGCCGATCAGGCCAGTGCCCATCTGGCCGGCACCCACCAAACCTACGCGGATGGGGTGGCCTTGCTCGGCTTCGTATTCTTGCAGTCGTTCACGCAGCGTCTTCATAACTACTTGGACTCCTCAATTCTTACAAGCATGCCCACCTCGATGGGCGGCAGGGGCTTGGCTTCCACGCACACATCGCCGGGCATTTCAGGCTCACTTTGTCCGTTCACCTTGACCACGAGGTGGCCCAGGTTGGCGAGGTTGCTGTTGGCAACTTCACCAACCGCCAGAACGGCAAAGCCTTCATCGCCCAGGAATATCGTGTCGCCGGGCACCAGTTGGCCTTCCATGACTTTGCCGTCATGCAAAATGGCAAACTCGGCCAGCTCCTCGGGGGCGTCGCTGCCGAAGAACACGAGCACCTT contains the following coding sequences:
- a CDS encoding inositol monophosphatase encodes the protein MAVSCAREAGALLLEGFDKQKTIDHKSSAVDWVTEYDRASEKLIVARLTAAFPDHGLMGEEGSRREGKDGYAWYVDPLDGTTNYAHQFPMFAVSIALYKDAQPLVGVVYDPLRDELFTAKAGQGAFLTKTSGTQQLQVSQAQVLATSLLATGFPYDSHTSPHNNSVELSFFVRKAQGIRRAGSAALDMAYVAAGRLDGYWEFKLFAWDMAAARLIVEEAGGRFTQPGGQTVSMDMQQSACVSNTHIHDEMLAVLAEAAQQRATA
- a CDS encoding tetratricopeptide repeat protein, with product MALTKDQMLQEAVEAGQSGDSARARELLLALMRTDNREPLYWLLMSTAVESRQERVYCLHNVLFLDPDNSAARHDLELLGADIPEHGVPAFVPEDQGEWQTSEIAAPKVRKRRKRRVDQAWSAGWVLGTLLGGIALIAAVFYATQQGIIPNFVNTATPGGSPVATRTAAGTPQPTATRQIVVAPRDPRELLQATYTATPRYLATPHADSAVFSDALAAYDAKQWAQAASLFESYLAQNPQAADAAYYLGQSRLQNGDLPAAMAAYEQAIAINASFAYGYLGRARALIAQDASTASILTDLNTALLLDANLVEGYLERSAYNLSRANPNQALVDVQAAEAIAPNNAVVLNQKAQIYLVRGEYQNALETALRAQEIDLTLLPSYLTIANAQQGLGLYSESVQTLQLYLGFEGEDGRGWELLGLAHQLNGNESFAREAFERALEYDPNLPSAAYYRGIQQLEAGQNEAALSDFRVAVAGAADWFEARVYLAQALLLTGNPSSAFFEVNAGAPLAKSDSQRAQLFYWRATALEALNQADNALPDWQSLLNLPASAMPTEWRQQAEERTSP
- a CDS encoding thiamine pyrophosphate-dependent dehydrogenase E1 component subunit alpha — encoded protein: MAKSKNAQTSQAAAKRKLSEKQLHDMLYTMMLIRRFEEKALDLYSLGKVHGTMHLSIGQEATAVGASGALTQQDYLLNTHRGHGHCLAWGSQADLMMAEFMGKETGYCRGRGGSMHIANVDANNLGANGIVAGGLPISVGVGLSIRARNTEQVVMVVFGDGASNEGAFHESINMASIWNLPVIFLCENNQYAMSMPVEKSINIDRISDRAAAYGIEGVTVDGNDPEAVYAAVSSARQRAVAGKGPTLIECNTYRYMGHSKSDRQAYRTRDEVKAWMDKDPIERLVANLGMSKEDKDALFKKAEAEIAKAVEFAEASPEPDVADIMEGVYA
- a CDS encoding zinc ribbon domain-containing protein, with translation MPVYTYRCDNCGHEFDRQQSFEDSPLKVCPECRKHTLNKVYRAAGVVFKGSGFYVTDKSRKAASPAPTNGKKAKETTSTSSGTEAKGETKTEKPTAKPKSDD
- a CDS encoding alpha-ketoacid dehydrogenase subunit beta, which codes for MPSANGTREITYVEAVREALTQSMQADERVFLIGEDIGVYGGAFGVSAGMHAQFGGERVIDTPISEAAIVGACVGAALTGMRPVGEIQFMDFITLGMEQLVLQAAKVRFMFGGKATVPMVLRTPGGSGTGAAAQHSESLETWFTHVPGLKVVMPSSPYDAKGLLMAAIQDENPVIFVEHKLLYKISGPVPEEPYTIPLGEPNIVREGKHLTVVATSIMVQRAKQAAEELAKEGIEIEIVDPRTLNPFDDSLMIQSVIKTGKALVVHEAVKTSGYGAELVSRIVESEAFDYLEAPVRRLAGLDIPIPYNRNLEYHAVPQVENIVAEARKLVRGEY
- a CDS encoding 2-oxo acid dehydrogenase subunit E2: MAKEVIMPVFGFNQETSQIVSWLVKDGQSVEQGDPIAEVTTDKINMEIEAPTAGVFSGAGYAAGETVPVTTVIAYILEPGEKAPDAPAKALAAPHAAATPDAAQKSSSIDHPLPQTAQQPASPTPAYQPPAADGRVAPVSDLAAKVASEHGVDLAAVRGSGVGGRITRRDVESYLGAGQLASETAAPAVGSGAKVRATPAARKLASQRNIPLASVRGSGPHGRVQAADVQAAQAAPAARPHTAAPAQPGGVLRIPFTQMRRTIADNLQRSMQEAPHIYFQVDADMSALNDMVAEANRTAVDGDAKVTLTAVLAKAVAWTLLRNPKLNSHLGQGEVLQYQDINLGLAVALDEGLIVPVIHNADHKSVRQLAAEVNDLASRARSGKLKPADLQGATFTISNLGMFRVDRFTAIINPPQVGILAIGRASRRLVPDAQGQASVRPIATLTLSVDHRVIDGAVAAAFLDDLSAVCERPHLMAL
- a CDS encoding PTS glucitol/sorbitol transporter subunit IIA encodes the protein MVKYQARITHIGPHVSEFVEEKVLVFFGSDAPEELAEFAILHDGKVMEGQLVPGDTIFLGDEGFAVLAVGEVANSNLANLGHLVVKVNGQSEPEMPGDVCVEAKPLPPIEVGMLVRIEESK
- the ptsP gene encoding phosphoenolpyruvate--protein phosphotransferase, whose translation is METTLENLMFKGVPAANGIAIGKPWVYHPQTAHIVRRTVSDVQKELARFEAAKHIAVQQLAGLQEKAHAEIGQHEAAIFEAHQMFLEDPELLKAITRRVREELICAEAAVDEAVQEAAAELAAIEDEYFQARAIDLRDVGRRLVHLLLGVDTEVKDFPDEPVIVFAEDLTPSDTVQFERSKLLALVTVQGGPTSHTAILANSMGIPAIVSAPVDLAAVEHSTLGVVDGRTGEVLLDPSADKLEAFQAEQTRLQAKRAAAKARSQETATTTDGHQVEVVANIGNAQDALQALEYGAEGVGLFRTEFLFLDRHAMPTEFEQTNAYREIFDVMRGKPIVVRTLDIGGDKSVDYLGFKTEANPFLGWRAIRMMSERPDLLLSQFRALLKAGVDTDLCIMVPMVSRLTEVEQARALLRVAQEELTAEGVPFCQTLQFGIMIEVPSAVLVADHIAPLVDFFSIGTNDLTQYTMAVDRTNERVVNIASPFHPSVLRLIKLTIDAAHAQGKWVGVCGEFAGEPLAVPLLLGMGLDEFSMSPVSVPEVKDLIRRFSIEECKDVASRALRLPKTEAVQAYLRSIVSAKQ
- a CDS encoding DUF2089 domain-containing protein; protein product: MHSAPHACPVCQGELTLTRLVCRECETAIEGRFESGPFSRLSAQQLHFVEAFVRNEGKITRMEEEFKLSYPTIRSRLHEVIRALGYEPGKDSATTLSEEERRKILEDLDSGKITSEEAMRMLE
- a CDS encoding class II aldolase/adducin family protein codes for the protein MRKRASDPASAKNGGVVDRLSTTYGHLWGKKPQAVAKPRALTSEVRDLFAADAVRAEMIATAAHAAQLGLVAGQLSEASLRLGGDKFLVTAASSWLYQLHDDDLLLASDTPEKGFAEEALPTYWPLHLAGYRQTPQAGAALLGHPAAALALMAAGKLPAPGLLAGAEALGNFVMCAAEAEQVSQALGPARVIFVKGVGVLVFAETLQQAVIDLQLVNRLSEISWYQTRGM